Part of the Bacillus cabrialesii genome is shown below.
TCACAAAATCACAGAATTAAAACAGCTCATACATAAAAAAGAGATTAAGATTTCTGATCTTGTTGACGAATCTTATAAACGCATCCAAGCGGTTGATGATAAGGTACAAGCCTTTTTGGCATTAGATGAAGAGAAAGCGCGCGCGTACGCGAAGGAGCTTGATGAGGCGGTAGACAGCCGTTCTGAACATGGTCTTCTTTTCGGTATGCCGATCGGCGTAAAAGATAATATCGTAACAAAAGGGCTGCGCACAACATGCTCCAGCAAAATTCTCGAAAACTTTGACCCGATCTACGATGCTACTGTCGTTCAGCGCCTTCAAGACGCTGAAGCGATCACAATCGGAAAATTGAACATGGACGAATTCGCCATGGGATCATCTACCGAAAACTCAGCTTACAAGCTGACGAAAAACCCTTGGAACCTAGACACTGTTCCCGGCGGTTCTAGCGGCGGTTCAGCGGCTGCGGTTGCTGCGGGAGAAGTTCCGTTTTCACTTGGATCTGACACAGGCGGTTCCATCCGTCAGCCGGCATCTTTTTGCGGAGTTGTCGGATTAAAGCCTACATACGGACGCGTGTCCCGTTACGGGCTGGTCGCATTTGCGTCTTCATTAGACCAAATCGGGCCGATTACCCGTACGGTTGAGGACAACGCATTCTTGCTTCAAGCGATTTCCGGCGTAGACAAAATGGACGCCACAAGCGCAAATGTGGACGTGCCTGATTTTCTTTCTTCATTAACTGGCGACATCAAAGGATTGAAAATCGCTGTTCCAAAAGAATACCTTGGTGAAGGTGTCGGCAAAGAAGCGAGAGAATCTGTTCTTGCCGCGCTGAAAGTTCTTGAAGGCCTCGGCGCTACATGGGAAGAAGTGTCTTTACCGCACAGCAAATACGCGCTTGCGACATATTACCTGCTGTCTTCATCTG
Proteins encoded:
- the gatA gene encoding Asp-tRNA(Asn)/Glu-tRNA(Gln) amidotransferase subunit GatA, with translation MSLFDHKITELKQLIHKKEIKISDLVDESYKRIQAVDDKVQAFLALDEEKARAYAKELDEAVDSRSEHGLLFGMPIGVKDNIVTKGLRTTCSSKILENFDPIYDATVVQRLQDAEAITIGKLNMDEFAMGSSTENSAYKLTKNPWNLDTVPGGSSGGSAAAVAAGEVPFSLGSDTGGSIRQPASFCGVVGLKPTYGRVSRYGLVAFASSLDQIGPITRTVEDNAFLLQAISGVDKMDATSANVDVPDFLSSLTGDIKGLKIAVPKEYLGEGVGKEARESVLAALKVLEGLGATWEEVSLPHSKYALATYYLLSSSEASANLARFDGIRYGYRTDNAENLIDLYKQTRSEGFGDEVKRRIMLGTFALSSGYYDAYYKKAQKVRTLIKKDFEDVFEKYDVIVGPTTPTPAFKIGENTKDPLTMYANDILTIPVNLAGVPGISVPCGLADGLPLGLQIIGKHFDESTVYRVAHAFEQATDHHKAKPEL